From the Nitrospinaceae bacterium genome, the window AAGCCTTGGAAGCTGAGAAGGATGTAATTGCTGAGAAGGTTGGGGAACTTCGTCATTCTGAAAATGTTGTTCCTTTGACCTCAGAAACTACTGACGAATTGCTAGTCGAACTTTTAGGGAGATTTGAAGAGGTAATGGGACTGGGAGATATTGGTGACAGGCGTGAATTGATGGGTCAGGTGGTAGAGAAAATAGAAATTGGGGACAGATTTAAAGGCTCTCGGACTCGGGAATTGGTGATGCATGCGAGACCAACAACTAGTCCAAAGTTGGTGACCCCAAGGGGATTTGAACCCCTGTTCCAGGCTTGAGAGGCCTGTGTCCTAACCACTAGACGATGGGGCCATGTATGGCCTTGAAGGCGAGGCCGCCTTCAACTCGCGGCGAATGTAGCCTCTCGCAGGAAGGCAGTCAACCCGTCGGCGTGTGGCCTGATACCCTCCCTCCTGAAGTGGCGATGCGTTATGATTTGCGGGGTTGATGTGCCGCCGCAATCGGTTGTTTTGAAGGATGCCGGGTTTATGGATGCCTATGATCCGATTTTAGTCGTGCTTTTATTCTCTGTGCTTGCCGCTGGAGCGGCTGCCTTGGGTTCGTTACCGACTATCCTCCCTGGGGGGATGCATTTTTCATGGATAGGTTCTTCCCTTGCCATTGCTTCGGGTCTCATGCTCGGTGCAGGGTATGTTCTCATGGCCGAGGTGATAAAGGAGGGCTCGCCGCTTCCGCCGGTCTTGGGCGCTGCTCTTGGGGTGGCTTACACATTTTGGACACATCGCTTTTCTGGAAGCGAGGAGATCGAGACTCTTCCCGAAAGTAGGATTGGTGAGGCGCAAGAGTTGCGGCTTCTTCTCCTTGGAAGCCTTCACTCGGCCTCAGAGGGCATCGCCATTGGGGGCGCCATGGCGATAAATTTGTGGCTGGGAATTTTTATGGCTCTCTCCTTGGCCGTTCACAATATCGCCGAGGCGATGGCGCTGACCTGGGTGTTGAGACTCCGAAATGTTTCTGCGGCCCACGCTGCTGTTCTTGGCGTAATCACAAACGTGCCCCAAATTCTGATGGCTATCGTTTCGTATTCCATCGTCTCCGCTGAACCTCTTCTACTTTCCTGGCTAGTCGGTTTTGCTGCCGGGGCTTTGCTCTATCTGGTTTTGACCGAGCTTCTCCCTGCCTCCTATCGGAATGGTAATAATACGAAAATCGCGCTTTTGGTGAGTTTCTCAGCGGGCGGGCTCGTTTTGCTTGAAGGTTTTTGGCGATAAAGTGAAAGGATAGAACTTCATGCATCCGGTTTGGATGGTTTTCATTTATGGCTCGATCACCGCGCTTGCAACCGGGCTTGGCGCCTTGCCCTTTGCGTTTGTGCGCGATATCTCTCCCCGCGTTGTGGCGTGGTCGAATGCCGCCGCTGGCGGTCTGATGCTCGGGGCGAGCTTTGGGCTCATTATCGAGGGAACTGGTTATGGCTCCATCCAAACGCTGTTAGGTGCTGGCTCGGGAGTTGTATTTATTTTTTTGTCGCACAGGTATCTGCACGATACGGAAGTGAGCTTTGGCGACATCAAGGGCGCCGACGCGCGGCGGATTTTTCTCATCGTCGCGGTGATGACTGTTCACTCCTTTACCGAGGGCGTCGCCGTTGGGGTGGCATTTGGCGGCGGGCAGAAGCTGGCGACCCTCATCACCATCGCCATCGCGGTTCACAATATCCCCGAGGGGCTGGCCATCAGCGCCGTTATGCGCCCCAAAGGGGTGGGGGTTCTTTCGTGTGCGCTCTGGAGTGTTTTTTCCTCCGTGCCGCAGCCCCTTATGGCGGTTCCGGCTTTTTTATTTGTCGATGCGTTCAGACCGTTTTTGCCTTATGGCCTGGGGTTCGCCGCCGGAGCAATGGTGTTCATGGTGTTTCTCGACCTGCTTCCCGAATCCTATGAAGGAGCCAGTCGGCCATCTGTTGGTCTGATCGTTAGCATCACACTTGGAGCGATGATCCTCTTCCAGCGCTATCTCTAGGGTGTACGAGGCCCATTCCTTGACAGGGGCTTCGCCGATTCCTAGTGTTCCATCTGAATAGTCCTGTGGATTACTATTATGCAATTTAATTTTGCGGAGATCTTTTTCGCAAATGGGCGCGTAATTTTAGGAGAGTGTACGAAATGCCGAAATACCCGCAACATAAAGTTTGGCTGGACGGAGAGATTGTTCCACCCGAGGAAGCGAAAATTAGCGTTTTTTCGCAGGCGGTCCTCCGGGGCGGCAGTGTCTATGAGGGGCTTCGCGCCTACTGGGGCCCGGAAAGAGACAACCTTTTTGTCTGGATGCTTGATCCGCATATTGATCGTCTTTTCGAGAGCATGAAGGTAATGCGAATGGAATCGCCATACAGCCGAGAGGAGATTCGGCAGGCTGTCGTGGATTGGATTCGTGCCAACGATTTTAGGGAGGACATGCATTGCCGCCTTTATGTTTATCTTGATGACGCCGGACGATTCGACATGAAGGGCTATGGGCCCGATGAGGTTGAAGCCGGAATGTTCATTTCGGGTGGGCCGCGAAAAGCGCCCGAGCGACTTCAAAAAGGCGTCAATCTTGGGGTCAGCAGCTGGCGGCGCATCTCGGACGACAGCATTCCCCCACGCGTCAAGGCCGCTGCCAACTACCAGAACAGCCGATTCGCTGGTGTCGAGGCCCGCGTGAACGGCTACGACGATGCCATCATTCTTAACCAAAACGGAAAGGTCGCCGAGGCGACGGGGGCATGTGTTTTGGCGATACGCAAAGGCGAGCTTATCGCGCCGCCGGTGACGGATAGTATTTTGGAAAGCATTACGAGAACGTGCGTTTTGGATATGTATGCCAAGTACATCGGCAAGCCCGTCATCGAGCGCCCGCTTGATCGGACTGAGATTTATGTCGCCGATGAGGCAATCATGTGTGGCTCGGCCGAGGAGGTCACGCCCATCGTGTCAGTGGACCGCATCGCTGTTGGAAATGGCGAGCCGGGCCCGCTTACGCGCCAACTGCAGGATGTCTTTTTCTCTGCTGTGCGGGGCAACGACGAGGCGTATGAGCAAGGTCTGACCCCTGTGTACTAAAATGACCTTCTGGATAGTTGTAGCCTTGCTCATGCATCCTTTTAGTTAAACGAGAATATCGAGACCGCGCTGGACCACCTTCCCGTCGATTTCGATGACCGGGTCCCACATGATGAGGTCGTAGTGGGTGGCCGCCTTGAGCGTTCCGCCGAGCATGAGGCTCGTGCCGATGCCGATATGGATCGTGTTGAGTACGCCTTCGTCCTCGAGCATGCGACCCGTCATGCTGGCACCGGGATTTAATCCTACGCCAAGCTCCGCGATGTTCCAGCAGTTCGGGTCATTGTGAGCGGCAATGGCGTCTTGAAGAATTTTCACCGACTCGTCGCCGCCCGAGATTTCTTTAATCAATCCTTTTTCAATTGTGCAGGTGAAGGGCTCTTTTAGAGAGCCGATGCCCAGGTAGGGGATGGATGCGTCCACGACGAGGGTGCCCTCCGCCGAGCCCTCGATGGGCGGAACGTTCACTTCGATGGTGGGGACAGGGGAAATCTCTCCGGGGTCGGGAATGTTTGTCATCACGTTGGCTTTGCGCCCTCCCGCCTCGAAGCGAAGGTCTGTTCCGCGTGGTGAGGTGAGATGAAAATTCACGCCCTCGGTGAAGGCGCGACCGAGCCCCCGGCAGACTTCGGCTTGGGCTTGAAAATCCGTTTCAAGTAGCGCGGGGCTGAGGAACATTTCATCCGACCAGTCGCTCATAGCCAAAATCCGAGCGCGAGACGCAAGAGCGTCTTTCACGGCGCGTGTGTGTGTGATGGAGATCGAAACCGGAATGAAAATCAGGTCGGCCTCCCGCATCGCGGCGGCGATGGTTGAGGGTGGCTCCTCGCCGTGAAGTTTTCTCGGAGGCATGACGGTGGTGACGACGTTGCCTCCCAGGGAAGCCGCTGCCTGGGCGACACGCTCAGCGATAGCCGTCGTATTGTAGTCGGTGATTACAAGAACGCTTTCGCCCGTTTTAACCCGACCGTTCACCTCGGCGAGTTTTAGCGCGCCGCGTGCCAGCATGACTTCCTTCATTGAAATTCTCCCGAATTAGTTGTGGACATCAGTCGAATCGCTTTGGGTCGTAGGGGGCCGTATCGATTAGCGATTCCGCACCTGTGATGGCCGTTGTGACGAGAGCTGCGCTCAGCGGTGCCGGTGTGATGCCTGTCGGTCCGTGGCCGGTGCAGAAGAAAAGACCGAGGATGTGACTCTCGCCAATGAGTGGAAGGTGGTCCGAGGAAAGAGGCCTGAAGCCCGTCCATGTTTCAAGGATTGGTGCTTTGTCGAGGGCTGGAATCATATCGATGGCAGACCCTAGGAGGCGGGAGATTCCGCCGGCGGTGAGACGGTGGTCCTCGCCTGCGAATTCACGAGTTGCGCCTATTATGAGCTTTCCATCCGAGCGAGGGACAAAGTATGGGTCGCTCACGTTCATAAGCACGCGGCGAATCCCAAGCTCTCTCGCATCCAGCGCTACGACTTGTCCCCGCTGTGGGGTGATGGGGGGTGTTGGCCTAGCCCCGAGGATGCCGGGGCTGCCGACCCCGGCACAAATTACGACGACAGGGGCCTCAATTTTTCCTTCCGAGGTATTTACGCCGAGAACGCGATTTTCATCGCAAACTATCTCTTGGGTGAGCACACCCGCTCTAATTTCGACTCCGGCGCGACGGCAAGCGATTTCAAGTGAGGCTCCAAGGCGGCGGACATCGACGTTGCCTCCCTTTACCAAAAGAGCCCCCTCAAGCTTATTAGTGAGGGTGGGTTCCTCGCCGGATAGAATTTTGGGTTCGATCCATTCCGTATCGCCCCATTGGCGCGTTTTGGCTTTATCGAGAACAGCCCGTTTCTCCTCGTCATTAATAGCCAAGAGGAGAACGCCCGTAAGGCGGAATTCGGGGTCCATGCCACTCTCCTCGATGAGGGCATCAGGGAGATTGAGCCACATATCATAGGAGGGAAGGCGGAGGCGCACCCCCGCCTCGCCAGCCAGATCGGCGGCGCCGCTTGAGCCATGGGGCGAGATAATGCCTGCCGAGGCCCAGGTGGCTCCCGTTCCAGGCTGCGCTTTGTCGAGAAGAAGTACTTTTCGCCCTGTGCGGGCCAGTTCGCGGGCCGTCATCAGGCCCATGATTCCGCCGCCAACTACAATGACATCCGTCATCAATATTTTCCTATTTATTTGAGTGTTGCTCACGAAGATATGGAACGAGGCCGCCCGCCCGGATTATTTCCATCAGATGCTCGGGTAGGGATTCTGATCTAAGACTCATTTCCTGGGTGAGGTTCTCTATTTCTCCTGCAATGGGATCTGCCTTGAGGCGGTCACCTTCCTTTATGCCCCCAGCGTTCGGGCAGATGAGAACAGGAAGGCCGATGGAGATGGCGTTTCTAAAAAATGTGCGAGCAAAGCTCTGTGCGATTATCGAGCCGATTTTGGTATATTTCAGGCCGCGCGGGGCGGTTTCACGGCTTGAGCCGCAGCCAAAATTCGTGCCGCCCACAATGATGTCGCCCGGCTCTACCTTTCCGGTAAACTCTAAGTCGATGCCGCTCATTAAATAATCCCTCTAATTTCAATTATTTGTATCGCGGTTTCTAGTAAACACTCAAAGAAAGATATTTTGTTTTGTTCCGTAAGACAAATAGATATAAAATCAGATACTTACATGTCAATCTTTAATGAATATTCCAAGTTCGGTGATTTGGTTTCAGACCTTAGCGAAAGCCTGGTTTGCGACCTCAGATAAACTCCCTGGGATTAGATACCTGGCCCTCTATGGCGCTGGCCGCCACGGGGGCTGCCGAGCCCAGGTAGATTGAGGCCTCAACGCTTCCCATCCGGCCCTTGTCGTTACGATTGGTCGACGATATGCCCACCTCGCCAGGCCCCAATTGCCCGGGCCCCGAGCCCGTGCATATGCCGCATGTCGTGGGCATGAGCACCCCCCCGGCGTCGATAATGGGCCCAAGCACCCCTTCCGCCCATGCCTTGTTCATTATCGCCTTGCTCGCAGGCGCTATTAACAGCTGCACCCCTCGGGCCACGCGTCGCCCCTTAATTACTTTCGAGGCGGTCCTTAAGTCTTCAAGCTTCGCCCCGGTGCACGAGCCAATGTGCGCCCGGCCAAGGTACGCTCTCCGAAAAAGTGGGTGTGAAATGCCCCCTTGAGGATGCCATAGTTTTCCTACAGAGCGGGACCGGATGCAAGCGTGGGGTCGCACGCGGAGACGTGCGAAGGCTTTTGCTTTTTTAGAAGGTGCGCGAATGATTGAAAGTGCGCGAAAGATTTAGCTTTTTATTTCGGCGGCGTGCAAATGGTTTTGGTTCTTATTCCGGGGCCAATGGCGCTTAGGCTTTGGTGGCGATAATATGATTCGAATATCGATTACTAAATGGAGGACAGGGAGCCGATGCCGAGAATACCGTTTTGCGACGAAGTGGAAACCCCCGCCGATGTGGCCGATCTTTTCGAGGAGAGCCGGAGGCAGTGGGGGAGCGTACCGAACCTTTTCCGGCTCATGGGGCGTGCCCCCGGCTTCGTGCGGGCCTGGCTCGCCAAGGACAAGGGGCTGCGCCTTGAGCGCTTAAAAGCGGGCGAGGTCGAGTTCGTCAAGCTCGAGGAGTTGATGATCGTCAAGGCGAGCGCCATCAACGCTTGCAGCCACTGATACGCGCACAACGAAGAGCTCGGTCGGGCTCTGGGTTACACGCACGAGCACATCGAACTGCTCTCGGGCGACGGATGGCGTGAAAGCGACCTGTTCAACGAGCGGGAAAAGGCGGTCATCGGCTGGGCCGAGGCGGTGACGAAGATGACCGCCAAGACCGACGAGGCGGCCTGGGGGGCGATGCGCCGCCTGTTCGATGATCGCGACATCATCACCCTTACCGCCGTCGCCGGGTTCACCAATTGCTCGAACCGTGTCGCCGAGGCGCTTCATCTTCTGCCCGAGGCGCCGGGCGAGCGGATCGCGTTTCAGCCCGGGGACGCGGCGGGAATGAGCAGCGCCGGATAAGAGAAGGGAAAGCCATGAAACGTTTATCGCTGATCGTTTTGCTCATCGCCGCCCTCGGCTTCGCCGCGCCTTGGAGCGCGGACGCACAAATGGGCCGGAGAGGAAGAGGCGGCGGCATGAAAGGCGGGTTTGGCGGCGGAATGAAGAAAAGGGGAGGGCCGGGCGGTTTGGGCGGGGAGCGGCCCAGCCCCGAGATCATCGGCGCTTTCTCGCCCATGAATGCGGACCTCGATCACATGCGGGCGAGGGGTTTTGTCGCAACGGGTCTTCAGGCCGTCTATCCGGAGGGGCTCGAGTGCCAGGTCATGGACTCGGCGTTTGGCGTCGATACGCGCGGGGACGGCAGCTTTCGAAGCGATAAATTCTATAACGGCTATCACGGTGGGATGGACATCCCCGCACCGGAGGGGACGCCCATACTCGCCGTCGCCGAT encodes:
- a CDS encoding leucyl aminopeptidase, with product MKEVMLARGALKLAEVNGRVKTGESVLVITDYNTTAIAERVAQAAASLGGNVVTTVMPPRKLHGEEPPSTIAAAMREADLIFIPVSISITHTRAVKDALASRARILAMSDWSDEMFLSPALLETDFQAQAEVCRGLGRAFTEGVNFHLTSPRGTDLRFEAGGRKANVMTNIPDPGEISPVPTIEVNVPPIEGSAEGTLVVDASIPYLGIGSLKEPFTCTIEKGLIKEISGGDESVKILQDAIAAHNDPNCWNIAELGVGLNPGASMTGRMLEDEGVLNTIHIGIGTSLMLGGTLKAATHYDLIMWDPVIEIDGKVVQRGLDILV
- a CDS encoding ZIP family metal transporter gives rise to the protein MPPQSVVLKDAGFMDAYDPILVVLLFSVLAAGAAALGSLPTILPGGMHFSWIGSSLAIASGLMLGAGYVLMAEVIKEGSPLPPVLGAALGVAYTFWTHRFSGSEEIETLPESRIGEAQELRLLLLGSLHSASEGIAIGGAMAINLWLGIFMALSLAVHNIAEAMALTWVLRLRNVSAAHAAVLGVITNVPQILMAIVSYSIVSAEPLLLSWLVGFAAGALLYLVLTELLPASYRNGNNTKIALLVSFSAGGLVLLEGFWR
- a CDS encoding branched-chain amino acid transaminase; this translates as MPKYPQHKVWLDGEIVPPEEAKISVFSQAVLRGGSVYEGLRAYWGPERDNLFVWMLDPHIDRLFESMKVMRMESPYSREEIRQAVVDWIRANDFREDMHCRLYVYLDDAGRFDMKGYGPDEVEAGMFISGGPRKAPERLQKGVNLGVSSWRRISDDSIPPRVKAAANYQNSRFAGVEARVNGYDDAIILNQNGKVAEATGACVLAIRKGELIAPPVTDSILESITRTCVLDMYAKYIGKPVIERPLDRTEIYVADEAIMCGSAEEVTPIVSVDRIAVGNGEPGPLTRQLQDVFFSAVRGNDEAYEQGLTPVY
- a CDS encoding 3-isopropylmalate dehydratase; its protein translation is MSGIDLEFTGKVEPGDIIVGGTNFGCGSSRETAPRGLKYTKIGSIIAQSFARTFFRNAISIGLPVLICPNAGGIKEGDRLKADPIAGEIENLTQEMSLRSESLPEHLMEIIRAGGLVPYLREQHSNK
- a CDS encoding FAD-dependent oxidoreductase, which translates into the protein MTDVIVVGGGIMGLMTARELARTGRKVLLLDKAQPGTGATWASAGIISPHGSSGAADLAGEAGVRLRLPSYDMWLNLPDALIEESGMDPEFRLTGVLLLAINDEEKRAVLDKAKTRQWGDTEWIEPKILSGEEPTLTNKLEGALLVKGGNVDVRRLGASLEIACRRAGVEIRAGVLTQEIVCDENRVLGVNTSEGKIEAPVVVICAGVGSPGILGARPTPPITPQRGQVVALDARELGIRRVLMNVSDPYFVPRSDGKLIIGATREFAGEDHRLTAGGISRLLGSAIDMIPALDKAPILETWTGFRPLSSDHLPLIGESHILGLFFCTGHGPTGITPAPLSAALVTTAITGAESLIDTAPYDPKRFD
- a CDS encoding ZIP family metal transporter yields the protein MHPVWMVFIYGSITALATGLGALPFAFVRDISPRVVAWSNAAAGGLMLGASFGLIIEGTGYGSIQTLLGAGSGVVFIFLSHRYLHDTEVSFGDIKGADARRIFLIVAVMTVHSFTEGVAVGVAFGGGQKLATLITIAIAVHNIPEGLAISAVMRPKGVGVLSCALWSVFSSVPQPLMAVPAFLFVDAFRPFLPYGLGFAAGAMVFMVFLDLLPESYEGASRPSVGLIVSITLGAMILFQRYL